A window of Eikenella corrodens contains these coding sequences:
- the glyS gene encoding glycine--tRNA ligase subunit beta: MNTQTLLIELLTEELPPKALNNLGNHFAASVAEGLEKAQLIDGSAEYTAYASPRRLAVQIKNVKAVQADQKIVKKGPAVANAMKDGAPTKALEGFARGAGAKIEDLTIVHDGKQDVYAYEYVQTGKPLGELLEDIINQAVKKLPIPKVMRWGSSTFTFVRPVHGLIVLHGGDIVNVSVLGLQSGNQTLGHRFLSNGEITIENADSYAAQMREQGKVVASFAERKTAIQTALNEQAGRLKATVAADEALLDEVTALVEYPVVLEAGFEEHFLAVPQECLILTMQQNQKYFPLLDQNGKLMNRFLLVSNLQTEDPSHIIQGNERVLRARLSDAEFFYKQDQKATLESRLPKLANVVYHNKIGSQAERIERLQSIAAHIAKALGADATAAERAARLAKADLVTEMVGEFPELQGTMGKYYARLDGETEEIAEAVEQHYQPRFAGDRLPESKTATAVALADKLETLVGIWGIGLIPTGDKDPYALRRAALGILRMLMQYGLDVNELIQTTFDSFPKGLLNEKTPSETADFMQARLAVLLQNDYPQDIVAAVLAKQPRRLDDLTAKLQAVAAFKQLPEAAALAAANKRVQNLLKKADAALGEVNESLLQQDEEKALYAAAQGLQPKIAAAVAEGNFQTALSELASVKPQVDAFFDGVMVMAEDPAVKQNRLNLLNRLAEQMNAVADIAVLGE; the protein is encoded by the coding sequence ATGAACACCCAAACCCTTCTAATCGAACTTTTAACCGAAGAGCTTCCCCCCAAAGCCCTGAATAATCTAGGCAACCACTTCGCCGCTTCTGTTGCCGAGGGCTTGGAAAAAGCGCAACTGATTGACGGATCAGCCGAATATACCGCCTATGCATCGCCGCGCCGTTTGGCTGTTCAAATCAAAAACGTCAAAGCCGTTCAGGCCGATCAAAAAATCGTGAAAAAAGGCCCTGCCGTGGCGAATGCCATGAAAGACGGCGCACCGACCAAGGCTTTGGAAGGTTTTGCACGCGGTGCTGGGGCGAAAATCGAAGACTTGACCATCGTCCACGACGGCAAACAGGATGTGTACGCCTACGAATACGTCCAAACCGGCAAACCGTTGGGCGAACTTTTGGAAGACATTATCAATCAAGCGGTTAAGAAACTGCCGATTCCAAAAGTAATGCGTTGGGGCAGCAGCACGTTTACCTTCGTGCGCCCCGTTCACGGGCTGATTGTGCTGCACGGCGGCGACATCGTAAACGTCAGCGTTTTGGGCCTGCAAAGCGGCAATCAAACCTTGGGACACCGCTTCCTGTCCAACGGCGAAATCACCATTGAAAACGCCGACAGCTACGCCGCACAAATGCGCGAGCAAGGCAAAGTCGTCGCTTCGTTTGCCGAGCGCAAGACCGCTATTCAGACGGCCTTGAACGAGCAGGCAGGCCGTCTGAAAGCCACCGTTGCGGCCGATGAAGCCCTGTTGGACGAAGTGACCGCGCTGGTCGAATACCCCGTTGTTTTGGAAGCCGGTTTTGAAGAACATTTCCTCGCCGTGCCGCAGGAATGCCTGATTCTGACCATGCAGCAAAACCAAAAATACTTCCCGCTGCTCGACCAAAACGGCAAGCTGATGAACCGCTTCCTGCTGGTCTCCAACCTGCAAACCGAAGACCCTTCGCACATCATTCAAGGCAACGAACGCGTCTTGCGCGCGCGCCTGTCTGATGCCGAGTTCTTCTACAAGCAAGACCAAAAAGCGACTTTGGAAAGCCGTCTGCCCAAATTGGCGAACGTGGTTTATCACAACAAAATCGGCTCGCAAGCCGAACGTATCGAACGCCTGCAAAGCATCGCCGCCCACATCGCTAAAGCTTTAGGCGCGGACGCTACCGCAGCCGAACGCGCCGCGCGTTTGGCAAAAGCCGACTTGGTGACCGAAATGGTCGGCGAGTTCCCTGAACTGCAAGGTACGATGGGCAAATACTATGCCCGTTTGGACGGCGAAACCGAAGAAATCGCCGAAGCCGTCGAGCAGCACTACCAGCCGCGCTTTGCCGGTGATAGGCTACCTGAAAGTAAAACCGCCACCGCCGTTGCACTGGCTGACAAACTGGAAACCTTGGTCGGCATTTGGGGCATCGGTCTGATTCCGACCGGCGACAAAGACCCCTACGCCCTGCGCCGCGCTGCCTTGGGTATCCTGCGGATGCTGATGCAGTATGGTTTGGACGTGAACGAGCTGATTCAGACGACCTTCGACAGCTTCCCCAAAGGTTTGCTTAACGAAAAAACGCCGTCTGAAACCGCCGACTTCATGCAGGCGCGCCTTGCCGTATTGCTACAAAATGACTATCCGCAAGACATCGTTGCCGCCGTACTCGCCAAACAGCCGCGCCGTTTGGACGATTTAACCGCCAAACTGCAAGCCGTTGCCGCGTTCAAGCAACTGCCCGAAGCCGCCGCACTCGCCGCCGCCAACAAACGCGTGCAAAACCTGCTGAAAAAAGCCGATGCCGCGTTGGGCGAAGTCAATGAAAGCCTACTGCAACAGGACGAAGAAAAAGCCCTGTACGCCGCCGCGCAAGGCTTGCAGCCGAAAATTGCCGCCGCAGTCGCCGAAGGCAATTTCCAGACTGCCTTGTCCGAACTGGCTTCCGTCAAACCGCAAGTCGATGCCTTCTTCGACGGCGTGATGGTGATGGCGGAAGACCCCGCCGTAAAACAAAACCGCCTGAACCTGCTGAACCGCTTAGCAGAGCAAATGAACGCGGTAGCGGATATTGCAGTATTAGGGGAATAA
- a CDS encoding Wadjet anti-phage system protein JetD domain-containing protein: MNQPDWGILPPDAAAILRRRYWNSARRKQLLSDSSAFPLELGLKPPSGKQALQHAGHFQHFIQAWRGIENTICTSRKLQHFGEQTIPPKLHFPDVESLARFIGSNEYRQHRHWQTRYTRLMRACSPNNWQQEALSIALIGSMHDLEAMTDTDFALLCQTIPQLYPTIGQGRYLRALPLHGIHTKFIEQHAALVQTLLEALHGNVAAQGLYAWLGYQTPPKDWLLVRPLCARTRQALSGLPLLRLPTQVLLDYELPSRRILVIENEQTCLALPDTPETIAVSGGGKNLVWMQASWLAHKTVAYWGDLDSDGLIMLAQARRHCPQPTTLLTKPATAERYAHRMSNEPEASHKQPMPDNLTAEEALLWHNLHHQSYPNTRLEQEHIDADHIAEVLQHWLTNTE, from the coding sequence ATGAACCAACCAGATTGGGGCATCCTCCCGCCTGATGCCGCCGCCATCCTGCGCCGCCGATATTGGAACAGCGCGCGCCGCAAGCAACTTTTGTCCGACAGCAGTGCCTTCCCCCTCGAGCTTGGTCTGAAACCGCCCAGCGGCAAGCAAGCCCTGCAACACGCCGGACACTTTCAGCATTTCATCCAAGCTTGGCGCGGCATAGAAAACACCATCTGCACCAGCCGCAAGCTCCAGCACTTCGGCGAACAAACCATCCCGCCGAAATTACACTTTCCCGATGTAGAATCACTCGCCCGCTTTATTGGCAGCAACGAGTACCGACAACACCGCCACTGGCAAACCCGTTATACGCGCCTGATGCGCGCCTGCTCGCCAAATAACTGGCAGCAAGAAGCCCTTTCTATTGCCCTTATCGGCAGCATGCATGATCTCGAGGCCATGACCGATACCGACTTTGCCTTGCTGTGCCAAACTATCCCCCAGCTATACCCCACTATCGGCCAAGGCCGCTACCTGCGCGCCCTTCCCCTGCACGGCATCCACACCAAATTCATCGAACAGCACGCCGCCCTCGTCCAGACCCTGCTCGAAGCCCTGCACGGCAATGTTGCCGCCCAAGGACTCTACGCTTGGCTCGGCTACCAAACCCCGCCCAAAGACTGGCTACTCGTCCGCCCCCTGTGCGCCCGCACCCGCCAAGCCCTGTCCGGCCTGCCCCTCCTGCGCCTGCCCACCCAAGTTTTGCTCGACTACGAATTACCCTCCCGCCGCATCCTCGTAATCGAAAACGAACAAACCTGCCTCGCCCTGCCCGATACCCCCGAAACCATAGCCGTCAGCGGCGGCGGTAAAAACCTCGTTTGGATGCAGGCCAGCTGGCTGGCGCACAAAACCGTTGCCTACTGGGGCGACCTCGATTCCGACGGCCTCATTATGCTCGCCCAAGCCCGCCGCCACTGCCCACAGCCCACCACCCTACTCACCAAGCCCGCCACTGCCGAACGCTATGCACACCGCATGAGCAATGAACCCGAAGCCAGCCACAAACAGCCCATGCCCGACAATCTTACCGCAGAAGAAGCCCTTTTGTGGCATAATCTGCACCATCAGTCCTACCCTAACACCCGTTTGGAGCAAGAACACATCGATGCCGACCATATCGCCGAAGTTCTGCAACACTGGCTGACCAACACCGAATAA
- a CDS encoding SbcC/MukB-like Walker B domain-containing protein, with protein sequence MISFRSNERWQPYTLDWPTAVHAALPEYITHLNYIRHEGLPDLVERQAERVSKYSTQSLATLLAAFNTERDTIRERIQKINQVLAKTEFRPGSYLRLRQRDCTNLAAFDHVRNFHQKANAALAQITGSNHDLRFQMLAGLIEILKKHTASPHNLESLRLLDPRYRLEFFAEETNLASGEVLDVLDSSGGKSGGEKEAFAGIIVAASLAYVLTPDGCDYPVYRTVFLDEAFSNTAEAVSRRVLRVFKELHIHVNLITPYKNLNLARESAKSLVIAERNAEKHESSLCEMTWEELDRQQQERFSGSLLQEAEQLGIHPL encoded by the coding sequence ATGATCTCCTTCCGCAGCAACGAACGTTGGCAACCCTACACCTTGGATTGGCCCACTGCCGTCCACGCCGCCCTGCCCGAATACATCACCCATCTCAACTACATCCGCCACGAAGGCCTGCCCGACTTGGTAGAGCGGCAAGCCGAACGCGTCAGCAAATACTCCACCCAATCGCTCGCCACCCTGCTGGCCGCCTTCAACACCGAACGCGACACCATCCGCGAGCGTATCCAGAAAATCAACCAAGTGCTGGCCAAAACCGAATTCCGCCCCGGCAGTTACCTGCGCCTCAGGCAGCGCGACTGCACCAATCTGGCTGCCTTCGACCACGTGCGAAACTTCCACCAAAAAGCCAACGCCGCCCTCGCCCAAATCACCGGCAGCAACCACGACTTGCGCTTCCAAATGCTGGCCGGGCTCATCGAAATCCTGAAAAAACACACCGCCAGCCCGCACAATCTGGAAAGCCTGCGCCTCCTCGACCCGCGCTACCGGCTCGAATTTTTCGCCGAAGAAACCAACCTCGCCAGCGGAGAAGTGCTCGACGTGCTCGATTCCTCCGGCGGCAAATCCGGCGGCGAAAAAGAAGCCTTTGCCGGCATCATCGTAGCCGCCAGCCTTGCCTACGTACTCACTCCCGACGGCTGCGATTATCCCGTGTACCGCACCGTCTTCCTTGACGAAGCCTTCTCCAACACCGCCGAAGCCGTCAGCCGCCGAGTGCTACGCGTATTCAAAGAGCTGCACATCCACGTCAATCTGATTACACCTTATAAAAACCTCAACCTCGCCCGCGAAAGTGCCAAAAGCCTTGTGATTGCCGAGCGAAACGCTGAAAAACACGAAAGCAGCCTGTGCGAAATGACCTGGGAAGAGCTTGACCGGCAACAGCAAGAACGTTTTTCAGGTAGCCTGTTGCAAGAAGCCGAACAATTAGGAATACACCCGCTATGA
- a CDS encoding ATP-binding protein has product MNIPAIYSPVRLAELSVYNWGSFHNLHTAHIHPEGSLITGGNGAGKSTLADGLMALLLPARQAAFNLAAAQGDKTDRSLLSYMRGHFGADHDGLSTRRKSKRDGAVITGLRALYRADDGSETTLAALFWTPPGGSSLSDVKRLYLVSRHNLSLSELLLQFGNGDLRALNRWLKSQPDIKDFDKFETYQTHYRRCLHMENENAPALLSRALGLKKIDDLTKLIRELVLEPSAIRSEAAKIIDEFQDLAAIHEQAADARKQLTHLEPLPGLQAKIAQAGEAIHQLNEQRSHIPAYFACCRTRFLAQETEKLSGNLHSIKRQIDDTERTLADAQHAQEQRHAEYLHAGGGRLQALENQLKLEEAQLQHTRHTADAYQKICLALNLPDTLAPDIFERNLHTAAGQQPAVENQLKAQQERFFQSGVQLSQLQTSLREIKTELHEIGKRPNSNIPPKQQQWRDNVAQDLGIPPQELMFIGEMLDIVREHADWTGAIERALGGLRTTLLVPQEQYPRITRWLNQCHTGLHIRVQAVGSETKPAAFKSGGILEKLLWRNHPYCDWLQGYLKKADLYCAEDLDSFNRTPFSLTRQGLQHWEHGRAEKKDQTRIDDPRHWFLGFTNATHLGYLKTEQTSLQAKLLKQTRQVEHERAEMNRVQQQQVQWQNLQTYQWHDIDLPYRQQKLAHTQADLARLKQSGGNLQQAEQRWQQAKHTVAQIQTALGQQQQQEGYLKNKLDSLQSEFDSLQELARQPIPETVLTALTDAIEETVPQDSRQQSRVLQSYEQRIE; this is encoded by the coding sequence ATGAACATCCCTGCCATCTATAGCCCCGTTCGCCTAGCCGAACTCTCCGTATACAACTGGGGATCCTTCCACAATCTGCACACCGCCCACATCCATCCCGAGGGCAGCCTCATCACCGGCGGCAACGGCGCCGGCAAATCCACCTTGGCCGACGGTCTGATGGCACTGCTGCTGCCCGCCCGCCAAGCAGCCTTCAACCTCGCCGCCGCCCAGGGCGACAAAACCGACCGTTCCCTCCTCAGCTATATGCGCGGCCACTTCGGTGCCGACCACGATGGTCTCTCCACCCGCAGAAAAAGTAAGCGCGACGGTGCCGTCATCACCGGCCTGCGCGCCCTTTACCGTGCCGACGACGGCAGCGAAACCACGCTGGCCGCCTTATTCTGGACACCGCCGGGCGGTAGCAGTCTCTCTGACGTGAAACGCCTGTATCTGGTATCCCGGCACAACTTGAGCTTGTCCGAACTGCTACTGCAGTTCGGCAACGGCGACCTGCGCGCCCTCAACCGTTGGCTGAAAAGCCAGCCCGACATCAAAGACTTTGACAAATTCGAAACCTATCAGACCCACTACCGCCGCTGCCTGCATATGGAGAACGAAAATGCACCCGCCCTGCTCTCCCGCGCCCTCGGCCTAAAGAAAATCGACGACCTCACCAAACTCATCCGCGAGCTGGTGCTCGAGCCCTCCGCCATCCGCAGCGAAGCTGCCAAAATCATCGACGAATTTCAAGATTTAGCCGCCATCCACGAGCAAGCCGCCGATGCCCGCAAACAGCTCACCCATCTAGAGCCCCTGCCCGGTCTGCAGGCAAAAATCGCCCAAGCAGGCGAAGCCATCCACCAATTAAACGAACAGCGCAGCCACATTCCCGCCTACTTCGCCTGCTGCCGTACCCGATTCCTTGCACAAGAAACCGAAAAACTTTCAGGCAACCTCCACTCCATCAAGCGACAAATCGACGATACCGAGCGCACCCTCGCCGATGCACAACACGCCCAAGAGCAGCGTCACGCCGAATATCTCCATGCCGGCGGCGGTAGGCTGCAAGCCCTAGAAAACCAGCTTAAGCTGGAAGAAGCCCAGTTGCAACACACCCGCCACACCGCCGATGCCTACCAAAAAATCTGTCTCGCCCTCAACCTGCCCGACACCCTCGCCCCCGACATATTCGAGCGCAACCTGCATACCGCCGCCGGGCAGCAACCAGCCGTCGAAAATCAGTTAAAGGCACAACAAGAACGCTTCTTTCAAAGCGGCGTACAGCTCTCACAATTACAAACAAGCCTGCGCGAAATCAAAACCGAGCTGCACGAAATCGGCAAACGTCCCAACAGCAATATCCCGCCCAAACAGCAGCAATGGCGCGACAACGTAGCCCAAGATTTGGGTATTCCCCCTCAAGAGCTGATGTTTATTGGTGAAATGCTTGACATCGTCCGCGAACACGCCGATTGGACAGGCGCCATCGAGCGCGCCCTAGGCGGCCTGCGCACCACCCTGCTCGTACCACAAGAGCAATACCCCCGCATCACCCGCTGGCTCAACCAGTGCCATACCGGCCTCCACATCCGTGTGCAGGCCGTTGGCAGTGAAACCAAACCCGCCGCCTTCAAAAGCGGCGGCATCCTCGAAAAACTCCTGTGGCGCAACCATCCCTACTGTGACTGGCTCCAAGGCTACCTGAAAAAAGCCGATCTCTACTGCGCCGAAGACCTTGACAGCTTCAACCGCACTCCCTTCTCACTCACCCGCCAAGGCCTGCAACACTGGGAACACGGCCGCGCCGAGAAAAAAGACCAAACCCGCATCGACGATCCCCGCCACTGGTTTCTCGGCTTTACCAACGCCACCCATCTCGGCTACCTGAAAACCGAACAAACCTCCCTGCAAGCCAAACTGCTCAAACAAACCCGGCAAGTCGAACACGAACGCGCCGAAATGAACCGAGTCCAACAACAGCAGGTGCAATGGCAAAATCTGCAAACCTACCAATGGCACGACATCGACCTCCCCTACCGCCAGCAAAAGCTCGCCCACACCCAAGCCGACCTCGCCCGCCTCAAACAATCCGGTGGCAACCTGCAACAGGCCGAACAACGCTGGCAGCAGGCAAAACATACTGTTGCCCAAATCCAAACCGCCCTCGGGCAGCAGCAACAGCAAGAAGGCTACCTGAAAAATAAACTCGACAGCCTGCAAAGCGAATTCGACAGCCTGCAAGAACTCGCCCGGCAACCCATCCCTGAAACTGTGCTCACTGCCCTTACCGACGCCATCGAAGAAACCGTCCCGCAAGACAGTCGCCAGCAATCCCGCGTATTGCAAAGCTACGAGCAGCGCATCGAGTAG
- a CDS encoding DUF4194 domain-containing protein, with product MPDTTPDSTASIPPMNDEARQVLVHLMKQGVILQAEKPKLFAVLCLYQQDIRRHLGEVFLYLTLDERTGVAFVAIENQQPEYTSFGDENEEDTRSLITRRTLTLYDTLVLLGLRKHFQERETAGEQKIMVDEERLLANLAPMLPESDRASLDKRKLSGSLKRFAERKLLTAARGEEGRYQITPLIRYVVNPDFLDRMIAEYKQLAQTAPDQPAAQPTEEPPPEPEP from the coding sequence ATGCCTGACACCACCCCCGATTCTACTGCCTCTATCCCGCCGATGAACGACGAAGCCCGCCAAGTGCTGGTGCATCTCATGAAACAGGGCGTGATTCTACAGGCCGAAAAGCCCAAATTGTTCGCCGTCCTGTGCCTGTATCAGCAAGATATACGCCGCCACCTAGGCGAGGTTTTCCTCTATCTCACGCTGGACGAACGCACCGGCGTCGCCTTTGTAGCCATCGAAAACCAGCAGCCCGAATACACCTCCTTTGGCGACGAAAACGAAGAAGACACCCGCTCCCTCATCACCCGCCGCACCCTCACTCTCTACGACACCTTGGTTTTACTCGGCTTGCGCAAACATTTCCAAGAGCGCGAAACCGCCGGCGAGCAAAAAATCATGGTTGATGAAGAACGCCTGCTGGCCAACCTCGCCCCCATGCTGCCCGAAAGTGACCGTGCCAGCCTCGACAAACGCAAACTTTCAGGCAGTCTCAAACGCTTTGCCGAACGCAAGCTTCTCACCGCCGCTCGCGGCGAAGAAGGCCGTTATCAAATCACCCCGCTAATACGCTACGTGGTCAATCCCGACTTCCTCGATCGCATGATTGCCGAATACAAACAACTGGCACAAACTGCCCCCGATCAGCCCGCAGCCCAACCAACCGAAGAACCTCCGCCCGAACCCGAACCATGA